In the Oryza glaberrima chromosome 6, OglaRS2, whole genome shotgun sequence genome, one interval contains:
- the LOC127776397 gene encoding early nodulin-93-like, protein MSTTVTRAHLEQRLALAKRCSREANLAGVKAAAVATIASAVPTLASVRMLPWAKANINPTGQALIICTAAGMAYFVAADKKILSLARRHSFENAPEHLKNTSFQGTGRPHPAFFRP, encoded by the exons ATGTCGACGACGGTGACCCGTGCTCACCTGGAGCAGAGGCTCGCCCTCGCCAAGCGCTGCTCCCGGG AGGCGAACCTTGCAGGGGTTAAGGCGGCTGCTGTCGCGACCATCGCCTCTGCCGTTCCAACC CTGGCGAGCGTGAGGATGCTGCCATGGGCGAAGGCCAACATCAACCCGACGGGGCAGGCGCTGATCATCTGCACGGCGGCCGGGATGGCATACTTCGTGGCCGCCGACAAGAAGATCCTCTCGCTGGCGAGGAGGCACTCCTTCGAGAACGCACCTGAACACCTCAAGAACACCTCCTTCCAGGGCACCGGCCGCCCTCACCCTGCCTTCTTCAGGCCATGA
- the LOC127776399 gene encoding early nodulin-93-like translates to MSTVTRAYLDQKLALAKRCSREATLAGAKAAAVATVASAVPTLASVRMLPWAKANINPTGQALIICTAAGMAYFVAADKKILSLARKHSFEGAPEHLKNTSFQGTGRPHPAFFRP, encoded by the exons atgtcGACGGTGACTCGTGCCTACTTGGATCAGAAGCTCGCACTCGCCAAGCGCTGCTCCAGAG AGGCGACGCTCGCCGGAGCCaaggctgcggcggtggcgacggtggcatcCGCCGTCCCAACG TTGGCGAGCGTGAGGATGCTGCCATGGGCGAAGGCCAACATCAACCCGACGGGTCAGGCGCTGATCATCTGCACGGCGGCTGGGATGGCAtacttcgtcgccgccgacaagAAGATCCTCTCGCTGGCGAGGAAGCACTCGTTCGAGGGCGCACCGGAGCACCTCAAGAACACCTCCTTCCAGGGCACCGGCCGCCCTCACCCAGCCTTCTTCAGGCCATGA